From Achromobacter spanius, a single genomic window includes:
- a CDS encoding M20 aminoacylase family protein, which translates to MYARSPLESIRLFHDELTALRRDLHAHPELGFEEVRTSGIVAGALEALGIEVHRGIGKTGVVGVIRGKRCDSGRMIGLRADMDALPMTEDNTFGHKSTKPGLMHGCGHDGHTAVLIGAAKYLAQTRNFDGTAVLIFQPAEEGRGGARAMLEDGLFDTFPCDAIYALHNWPGLKPGTIGINPGPMMAAADRFEILITGRGGHGAHPYQTIDPVTIAGQIITALQTIVSRNVNPLDSAVLSIGSVQAGHPGAMSVIPREARMVGTVRTFRKSVQEMVETRMRELVSAIAGAFGGTAEVVYERIYPATLNTPQHANLVADIATEMIGKENVVRDLVPSMGSEDFSFMLQAKPGAYFRLGQGGADSGCLLHNPHFDFNDAVIPLGSAMFCALAERGMPLAD; encoded by the coding sequence ATGTACGCACGTTCTCCGTTGGAATCGATTCGGCTTTTTCATGACGAATTGACGGCGCTCCGGCGCGATTTGCATGCCCATCCAGAGCTTGGTTTTGAAGAGGTCCGAACGTCGGGCATCGTCGCGGGTGCGCTGGAAGCGCTGGGCATCGAAGTGCACCGCGGTATCGGGAAAACCGGCGTGGTGGGCGTGATCCGCGGCAAGCGCTGCGATAGCGGCCGCATGATCGGATTGCGCGCCGACATGGATGCGTTGCCCATGACGGAAGACAACACGTTCGGGCACAAGTCGACGAAGCCCGGACTGATGCACGGCTGCGGCCACGACGGTCACACTGCGGTGCTGATCGGCGCAGCGAAGTACCTGGCGCAGACCCGCAACTTCGACGGCACGGCTGTGTTGATTTTTCAGCCGGCCGAAGAAGGACGCGGCGGTGCGCGCGCCATGCTGGAGGACGGTTTGTTCGACACGTTCCCATGCGATGCGATCTATGCCTTGCACAACTGGCCGGGCCTCAAGCCTGGCACGATCGGCATCAATCCGGGGCCGATGATGGCGGCGGCTGATCGCTTCGAGATCCTGATCACGGGCCGTGGCGGTCACGGCGCGCATCCTTATCAGACGATCGATCCGGTGACGATCGCGGGCCAGATCATCACCGCGTTGCAGACCATCGTGTCGCGCAACGTGAATCCGCTGGATTCGGCGGTGCTGTCGATCGGTTCGGTGCAGGCGGGGCATCCGGGTGCGATGAGCGTGATTCCGCGCGAGGCGCGCATGGTGGGCACGGTGCGGACGTTCCGCAAGTCCGTCCAGGAGATGGTCGAGACGCGCATGCGCGAGCTGGTGAGCGCCATTGCCGGCGCTTTTGGCGGTACCGCTGAAGTGGTGTACGAGCGCATCTACCCCGCGACCCTCAACACGCCACAGCATGCCAACCTGGTGGCCGACATCGCAACCGAGATGATCGGCAAGGAAAACGTGGTGCGTGACCTGGTACCCTCGATGGGTTCCGAAGACTTTTCGTTCATGTTGCAAGCCAAGCCGGGCGCCTACTTCCGTCTTGGCCAAGGTGGTGCGGATTCCGGCTGCCTGCTGCACAACCCGCATTTCGATTTCAACGATGCCGTCATTCCCCTGGGCAGCGCAATGTTCTGCGCGCTGGCTGAACGGGGCATGCCGCTGGCAGATTAA
- a CDS encoding SWIB/MDM2 domain-containing protein, with the protein MATTSKPATARKPNAAFMKPLTPSAELAAVIGSEAVPRTEVTKKIWEYIKKHNLQDASNKRNINADAKLRPIFGKDQVTMFELTKLVNAHLK; encoded by the coding sequence ATGGCCACAACCTCCAAACCCGCGACCGCGCGCAAGCCGAACGCTGCATTCATGAAGCCGCTGACCCCCAGCGCCGAATTGGCCGCTGTCATCGGCTCGGAAGCCGTGCCGCGTACCGAGGTCACCAAGAAGATCTGGGAATACATCAAGAAGCACAACCTGCAAGATGCCAGCAACAAGCGCAACATCAACGCCGATGCCAAGCTGCGCCCGATCTTCGGCAAGGATCAGGTCACGATGTTCGAACTGACCAAACTGGTCAACGCACATCTGAAGTAA
- a CDS encoding DUF4870 family protein: MSDPQTPVPGTTLDLRTLTHVAYGLYALGFLTSGFLGIATIAAVVLMYLKRSDAAGTVYAGHFDWLLRTFWWALLWLAISGIATLIFIGWIGVAATIVWVLYRLIRGWLSLLEGSAPTSYA, translated from the coding sequence GTGAGTGATCCCCAGACCCCCGTGCCCGGTACGACATTGGACCTTCGCACGTTGACCCACGTAGCCTATGGCTTGTACGCCTTGGGCTTTCTGACGAGTGGATTTCTGGGCATTGCCACGATCGCGGCTGTTGTGCTCATGTACCTCAAGCGGTCGGACGCTGCCGGCACCGTCTACGCAGGCCATTTCGACTGGCTGCTGCGTACGTTCTGGTGGGCACTGTTGTGGCTTGCCATCAGCGGGATTGCGACGCTCATCTTCATCGGCTGGATCGGCGTTGCGGCGACCATCGTCTGGGTGCTGTATCGCCTGATACGCGGCTGGCTGTCGTTGCTGGAAGGCAGCGCGCCCACGTCCTACGCCTGA
- the pyrC gene encoding dihydroorotase, with protein MKKPSMSTQSTTQLTITRPDDWHLHLRDGAALDAVVADTARQFARAIIMPNLKPPVTTTEQALAYRGRILEALAKTGVNPDSFTPLMTLYLTDNTPAEEIVRAHESGQVYAVKLYPAGATTNSDAGVTDLLGKCTKALEALQKCGMPLLVHGEVTDASIDVFDREAIFVERVMKPLRRAFPALKVVFEHITTKEGAEYVRDAEGPIAATITPQHMLYNRNAIFQGGVRPHWYCLPILKRETHRLALVEAATSGSPRFFLGTDSAPHARGLKEHACGCAGCYTALHAMELYATAFEAAGKLDKLEGFASFHGPDFYGLPRNTGTLTLSRETYVVPEELAFGNTTLVPLAAGEALEWRAHV; from the coding sequence ATTAAGAAGCCTTCCATGTCTACTCAAAGCACGACTCAACTCACCATCACCCGTCCCGACGACTGGCATCTGCACTTGCGCGACGGCGCGGCGCTGGATGCCGTGGTTGCGGATACGGCGCGCCAGTTTGCGCGCGCCATCATCATGCCGAACCTGAAACCGCCGGTCACGACCACGGAGCAGGCGTTGGCGTATCGCGGCCGCATCCTGGAAGCGCTTGCGAAGACGGGCGTCAATCCGGATTCGTTCACGCCGCTGATGACGCTCTACCTGACCGACAACACGCCGGCTGAAGAAATCGTGCGTGCGCACGAGTCCGGCCAGGTGTATGCGGTCAAGCTGTACCCCGCTGGCGCCACGACCAACTCGGATGCGGGCGTGACCGATCTGCTGGGCAAATGCACGAAGGCGCTGGAAGCGCTGCAGAAGTGCGGTATGCCGTTGCTGGTGCATGGCGAGGTGACGGACGCATCGATTGACGTGTTCGACCGCGAGGCCATTTTTGTGGAGCGCGTGATGAAGCCGTTGCGGCGCGCATTCCCGGCGCTGAAGGTCGTGTTCGAACACATCACGACGAAGGAAGGCGCGGAGTACGTGCGCGATGCGGAGGGCCCGATTGCCGCGACGATCACGCCGCAACACATGCTGTACAACCGCAACGCGATCTTCCAGGGAGGCGTGCGTCCTCACTGGTACTGCCTGCCGATCTTGAAGCGCGAGACGCACCGTCTTGCGCTGGTCGAAGCGGCCACCAGCGGCAGTCCGCGATTCTTCCTGGGTACGGACAGCGCGCCGCACGCGCGCGGTTTGAAGGAGCATGCCTGCGGCTGTGCGGGCTGCTACACCGCGTTGCACGCCATGGAGCTGTATGCGACGGCGTTTGAGGCGGCCGGCAAGCTCGACAAGCTGGAGGGGTTTGCCAGCTTCCACGGTCCGGATTTTTACGGTCTGCCCCGCAACACCGGCACGTTGACGCTTTCGCGCGAGACGTACGTGGTGCCGGAGGAACTGGCGTTCGGCAATACGACGCTGGTTCCGCTGGCAG